Proteins encoded in a region of the Pseudochaenichthys georgianus chromosome 20, fPseGeo1.2, whole genome shotgun sequence genome:
- the ralaa gene encoding ras-related protein Ral-A, translating to MAAAKPKGQNSLALHKVIMVGSGGVGKSALTLQFMYDEFVEDYEPTKADSYRKKVVLDGEEVQIDILDTAGQEDYAAIRDNYFRSGEGFLCVFSITELESFAATVDFREQILRVKEDENVPFLLVGNKSDLDDRRQVSAEEAKARAEQWGVCYVETSAKTRANVDKVFFDLMREIRARKMEDSKEKNGKKKSKSLAKRIRERCCIL from the exons ATGGCAGCTGCTAAGCCAAAGGGGCAGAACTCTCTAGCCCTTCACAAAGTGATAATGGTGGGCAGTGGAGGGGTGGGGAAATCAGCCCTCACACTCCAGTTCATGTATGATGAG TTTGTTGAAGACTATGAACCCACCAAAGCAGACAGTTACAGGAAGAAAGTGGTGCTGGACGGAGAGGAGGTACAGATCGACATCCTGGACACAGCTGGACAAGAAGACTATGCAGCCATTCGAGATAACTACTTCCGCAGCGGCGAGGGTTTCCTCTGCGTGTTTTCCATCACAGAACTGGAATCATTTGCAGCAACAGTTGACTTCAG AGAGCAGATTCTGCGAGTGAAGGAGGATGAGAATGTGCCCTTCCTCTTGGTTGGTAACAAATCAGATTTGGACGATCGACGGCAGGTTAGCGCAGAGGAGGCGAAAGCACGTGCTGAGCAGTGGGGCGTGTGCTACGTGGAGACTTCTGCCAAAACCCGGGCTAATGTCGACAAG GTGTTCTTTGACCTGATGAGGGAGATCCGAGCGAGGAAAATGGAGGACAGCAAAGAGAAAAATGGGAAGAAGAAAAGTAAAAGTTTGGCCAAGAGAATTAGAGAGAGATGTTGTATTTTATAG
- the med1l gene encoding mediator of RNA polymerase II transcription subunit 1-like isoform X2, producing MKANALVMKSIISDLHLKFAEKTWKETFQLVRRCMDKPKDASRPCVPLLRSLERLQEVVNVSSLNTMRSRLEMIAKQQGMGFHITEATCYLTADMFYLEVVLLLCGEVEEVKVAPHGGSPVPSESFLRLLRLKQFTEFAMKLADLFTQYNIPGDNDQKLKLFASLQFLGKDLEQISLLPGVPIDSAQGDMVNNGRVGCLIAGKADCPLSIQFYSTPTDGMKTSDLQKEMTDREMVVQAAMVTVDVSDVPHKLQTASVIQQPPQLDPQGYPVLLPLREMLPACFHLRLQPAIPMMCSFVDKLRQITGVVIPDVDLQWAALPKLLMSSSPSAKIHMETLDEQDAIFKAPLPGSVMHSYILPGAAWEVPAQRGAVVDSIPFTHPAHVPALLELLRHQCVINTLLRSCMTSQCTGTGSECDQHFEVRPESDISFSVTFQGPHTDSLVVLLVNVSNSHQITCTLFGAEIGDPSMDENLSTIMKKSMSIPLALRTLYLKLEEITPAPLSASPEAITEAENDQSASTTTAATDTNGALTTFSQNAALPEDDFSLSGSACYANSDKSELLLEINTSPAVSPYPFTPGEVFSHWMTHNGHLSELI from the exons ATGAAG gcAAATGCTTTAGTCATGAAGTCCATAATCTCTGATCTGCACTTGAAATTTGCAGAAAAGACATGGAAAGAAACCTTTCAGCTTGTCCGAAGATGCATG GACAAACCAAAAGATGCCTCCCGACCATGTGTGCCGCTGCTTAGATCCTTGGAACGGCTCCAGGAAGTGGTAAATG TGTCCTCTTTGAATACCATGAGGTCTCGTCTGGAAATGATTGCTAAACAACAAGG AATGGGCTTTCACATCACTGAGGCCACATGCTACCTGACAGCCGATATGTTTTACCTGGAggtggtgttgctgctgtgtggCGAGGTGGAGGAGGTCAAAGTGGCCCCACATGGAGGATCCCCTGTT CCCAGTGAGTCCTTTTTGCGGCTGCTGAG GTTAAAACAATTCACTGAGTTTGCCATGAAGTTGGCAGACCTCTTCACCCAGTACAACATCCCTGGAGACAA TGACCAGAAATTAAAATTGTTTGCATCTTTGCAATTCCTTGGAAAAGACTTGGAGCAGATATCACTTTTACCAGG TGTGCCAATTGACTCTGCCCAAGGTGACATGGTTAACAATGGCAGAGTTGGGTGTCTAATTGCTGGAAAAGCAG ATTGCCCTCTGTCTATCCAGTTCTATTCCACCCCAACTGATGGAATGAAGACCTCTGATTTAC AGAAAGAAATGACTGATAGAGAGATGGTGGTGCAGGCTGCAATGGTGACAGTTGATGTCAGTGATGTGCCTCACAAGCTTCAGACAGCCTCTGTGATCCAACAGCCTCCACAGCTGGATCCCCAGGG TTATCCTGTGTTACTGCCATTACGTGAGATGCTGCCTGCCTGCTTTCACCTCAGACTGCAGCCAGCAATACCAATGATGTGTTCTTTTGTCGACAAGCTCAGACAAATAACAG GTGTGGTCATACCAGATGTTGACCTGCAGTGGGCAGCCTTACCCAAGCTTCTTATGAGTAGTTCACCAAGTGCAAAAATCCACATGGAGACATTAGATGAGCAGGATGCTATTTTTAAGGCG CCTCTTCCTGGTAGTGTGATGCACAGTTACATCCTCCCTGGAGCAGCATGGGAGGTGCCCGCCCAAAGAGGGGCTGTGGTGGACAGTATCCCCTTCACCCACCCTGCCCATGTACCAGCCCTACTGGAGCTGCTTCGACATCAGTGTGTCATCAACACCCTGCTGAGGAGCTGTATGACTTCTCAGTGTACCGGAACAG GTTCGGAGTGTGACCAACACTTTGAAGTGCGTCCTGAGTCTGACATCAGCTTTTCTGTGACCTTCCAGGGACCTCACACTGACTCCCTCGTTGTTT TGCTGGTGAATGTATCCAATTCTCATCAGATTACCTGCACTTTGTTTGGGGCAGAAATAGGGGACCCGTCTATGGATGAAAACCTCTCAACTATTATGAAGAA GTCCATGTCCATCCCTCTGGCCTTGAGGACATTATACCTCAAACTGGAGGAGATCACCCCTGCCCCACTTTCTGCCAGCCCTGAGGCCATCACAGAGGCTGAAAATGACCAATCAGCTTCCACAACTACCGCTGCGACCGACACCAATGGTGCGTTGACCACGTTCTCCCAGAATGCAGCTCTGCCAGAAGACGACTTCAGCCTTTCTGGTTCGGCCTGCTATGCCAACTCTGATAAATCTGAGCTCCTTCTTGAAATAAACACCAGTCCTGCTGTCAGCCCTTACCCTTTCACTCCTGGGGAGGTGTTTTCACACTGGATGACCCATAATGGCCACCTGTCAGAGCTGATCTGA
- the med1l gene encoding mediator of RNA polymerase II transcription subunit 1-like isoform X1, which yields MKANALVMKSIISDLHLKFAEKTWKETFQLVRRCMDKPKDASRPCVPLLRSLERLQEVVNVSSLNTMRSRLEMIAKQQGMGFHITEATCYLTADMFYLEVVLLLCGEVEEVKVAPHGGSPVPSESFLRLLRLKQFTEFAMKLADLFTQYNIPGDNDQKLKLFASLQFLGKDLEQISLLPGVPIDSAQGDMVNNGRVGCLIAGKADCPLSIQFYSTPTDGMKTSDLQEKEMTDREMVVQAAMVTVDVSDVPHKLQTASVIQQPPQLDPQGYPVLLPLREMLPACFHLRLQPAIPMMCSFVDKLRQITGVVIPDVDLQWAALPKLLMSSSPSAKIHMETLDEQDAIFKAPLPGSVMHSYILPGAAWEVPAQRGAVVDSIPFTHPAHVPALLELLRHQCVINTLLRSCMTSQCTGTGSECDQHFEVRPESDISFSVTFQGPHTDSLVVLLVNVSNSHQITCTLFGAEIGDPSMDENLSTIMKKSMSIPLALRTLYLKLEEITPAPLSASPEAITEAENDQSASTTTAATDTNGALTTFSQNAALPEDDFSLSGSACYANSDKSELLLEINTSPAVSPYPFTPGEVFSHWMTHNGHLSELI from the exons ATGAAG gcAAATGCTTTAGTCATGAAGTCCATAATCTCTGATCTGCACTTGAAATTTGCAGAAAAGACATGGAAAGAAACCTTTCAGCTTGTCCGAAGATGCATG GACAAACCAAAAGATGCCTCCCGACCATGTGTGCCGCTGCTTAGATCCTTGGAACGGCTCCAGGAAGTGGTAAATG TGTCCTCTTTGAATACCATGAGGTCTCGTCTGGAAATGATTGCTAAACAACAAGG AATGGGCTTTCACATCACTGAGGCCACATGCTACCTGACAGCCGATATGTTTTACCTGGAggtggtgttgctgctgtgtggCGAGGTGGAGGAGGTCAAAGTGGCCCCACATGGAGGATCCCCTGTT CCCAGTGAGTCCTTTTTGCGGCTGCTGAG GTTAAAACAATTCACTGAGTTTGCCATGAAGTTGGCAGACCTCTTCACCCAGTACAACATCCCTGGAGACAA TGACCAGAAATTAAAATTGTTTGCATCTTTGCAATTCCTTGGAAAAGACTTGGAGCAGATATCACTTTTACCAGG TGTGCCAATTGACTCTGCCCAAGGTGACATGGTTAACAATGGCAGAGTTGGGTGTCTAATTGCTGGAAAAGCAG ATTGCCCTCTGTCTATCCAGTTCTATTCCACCCCAACTGATGGAATGAAGACCTCTGATTTAC AAGAGAAAGAAATGACTGATAGAGAGATGGTGGTGCAGGCTGCAATGGTGACAGTTGATGTCAGTGATGTGCCTCACAAGCTTCAGACAGCCTCTGTGATCCAACAGCCTCCACAGCTGGATCCCCAGGG TTATCCTGTGTTACTGCCATTACGTGAGATGCTGCCTGCCTGCTTTCACCTCAGACTGCAGCCAGCAATACCAATGATGTGTTCTTTTGTCGACAAGCTCAGACAAATAACAG GTGTGGTCATACCAGATGTTGACCTGCAGTGGGCAGCCTTACCCAAGCTTCTTATGAGTAGTTCACCAAGTGCAAAAATCCACATGGAGACATTAGATGAGCAGGATGCTATTTTTAAGGCG CCTCTTCCTGGTAGTGTGATGCACAGTTACATCCTCCCTGGAGCAGCATGGGAGGTGCCCGCCCAAAGAGGGGCTGTGGTGGACAGTATCCCCTTCACCCACCCTGCCCATGTACCAGCCCTACTGGAGCTGCTTCGACATCAGTGTGTCATCAACACCCTGCTGAGGAGCTGTATGACTTCTCAGTGTACCGGAACAG GTTCGGAGTGTGACCAACACTTTGAAGTGCGTCCTGAGTCTGACATCAGCTTTTCTGTGACCTTCCAGGGACCTCACACTGACTCCCTCGTTGTTT TGCTGGTGAATGTATCCAATTCTCATCAGATTACCTGCACTTTGTTTGGGGCAGAAATAGGGGACCCGTCTATGGATGAAAACCTCTCAACTATTATGAAGAA GTCCATGTCCATCCCTCTGGCCTTGAGGACATTATACCTCAAACTGGAGGAGATCACCCCTGCCCCACTTTCTGCCAGCCCTGAGGCCATCACAGAGGCTGAAAATGACCAATCAGCTTCCACAACTACCGCTGCGACCGACACCAATGGTGCGTTGACCACGTTCTCCCAGAATGCAGCTCTGCCAGAAGACGACTTCAGCCTTTCTGGTTCGGCCTGCTATGCCAACTCTGATAAATCTGAGCTCCTTCTTGAAATAAACACCAGTCCTGCTGTCAGCCCTTACCCTTTCACTCCTGGGGAGGTGTTTTCACACTGGATGACCCATAATGGCCACCTGTCAGAGCTGATCTGA
- the med1l gene encoding mediator of RNA polymerase II transcription subunit 1-like isoform X3: protein MKSIISDLHLKFAEKTWKETFQLVRRCMDKPKDASRPCVPLLRSLERLQEVVNVSSLNTMRSRLEMIAKQQGMGFHITEATCYLTADMFYLEVVLLLCGEVEEVKVAPHGGSPVPSESFLRLLRLKQFTEFAMKLADLFTQYNIPGDNDQKLKLFASLQFLGKDLEQISLLPGVPIDSAQGDMVNNGRVGCLIAGKADCPLSIQFYSTPTDGMKTSDLQEKEMTDREMVVQAAMVTVDVSDVPHKLQTASVIQQPPQLDPQGYPVLLPLREMLPACFHLRLQPAIPMMCSFVDKLRQITGVVIPDVDLQWAALPKLLMSSSPSAKIHMETLDEQDAIFKAPLPGSVMHSYILPGAAWEVPAQRGAVVDSIPFTHPAHVPALLELLRHQCVINTLLRSCMTSQCTGTGSECDQHFEVRPESDISFSVTFQGPHTDSLVVLLVNVSNSHQITCTLFGAEIGDPSMDENLSTIMKKSMSIPLALRTLYLKLEEITPAPLSASPEAITEAENDQSASTTTAATDTNGALTTFSQNAALPEDDFSLSGSACYANSDKSELLLEINTSPAVSPYPFTPGEVFSHWMTHNGHLSELI, encoded by the exons ATGAAGTCCATAATCTCTGATCTGCACTTGAAATTTGCAGAAAAGACATGGAAAGAAACCTTTCAGCTTGTCCGAAGATGCATG GACAAACCAAAAGATGCCTCCCGACCATGTGTGCCGCTGCTTAGATCCTTGGAACGGCTCCAGGAAGTGGTAAATG TGTCCTCTTTGAATACCATGAGGTCTCGTCTGGAAATGATTGCTAAACAACAAGG AATGGGCTTTCACATCACTGAGGCCACATGCTACCTGACAGCCGATATGTTTTACCTGGAggtggtgttgctgctgtgtggCGAGGTGGAGGAGGTCAAAGTGGCCCCACATGGAGGATCCCCTGTT CCCAGTGAGTCCTTTTTGCGGCTGCTGAG GTTAAAACAATTCACTGAGTTTGCCATGAAGTTGGCAGACCTCTTCACCCAGTACAACATCCCTGGAGACAA TGACCAGAAATTAAAATTGTTTGCATCTTTGCAATTCCTTGGAAAAGACTTGGAGCAGATATCACTTTTACCAGG TGTGCCAATTGACTCTGCCCAAGGTGACATGGTTAACAATGGCAGAGTTGGGTGTCTAATTGCTGGAAAAGCAG ATTGCCCTCTGTCTATCCAGTTCTATTCCACCCCAACTGATGGAATGAAGACCTCTGATTTAC AAGAGAAAGAAATGACTGATAGAGAGATGGTGGTGCAGGCTGCAATGGTGACAGTTGATGTCAGTGATGTGCCTCACAAGCTTCAGACAGCCTCTGTGATCCAACAGCCTCCACAGCTGGATCCCCAGGG TTATCCTGTGTTACTGCCATTACGTGAGATGCTGCCTGCCTGCTTTCACCTCAGACTGCAGCCAGCAATACCAATGATGTGTTCTTTTGTCGACAAGCTCAGACAAATAACAG GTGTGGTCATACCAGATGTTGACCTGCAGTGGGCAGCCTTACCCAAGCTTCTTATGAGTAGTTCACCAAGTGCAAAAATCCACATGGAGACATTAGATGAGCAGGATGCTATTTTTAAGGCG CCTCTTCCTGGTAGTGTGATGCACAGTTACATCCTCCCTGGAGCAGCATGGGAGGTGCCCGCCCAAAGAGGGGCTGTGGTGGACAGTATCCCCTTCACCCACCCTGCCCATGTACCAGCCCTACTGGAGCTGCTTCGACATCAGTGTGTCATCAACACCCTGCTGAGGAGCTGTATGACTTCTCAGTGTACCGGAACAG GTTCGGAGTGTGACCAACACTTTGAAGTGCGTCCTGAGTCTGACATCAGCTTTTCTGTGACCTTCCAGGGACCTCACACTGACTCCCTCGTTGTTT TGCTGGTGAATGTATCCAATTCTCATCAGATTACCTGCACTTTGTTTGGGGCAGAAATAGGGGACCCGTCTATGGATGAAAACCTCTCAACTATTATGAAGAA GTCCATGTCCATCCCTCTGGCCTTGAGGACATTATACCTCAAACTGGAGGAGATCACCCCTGCCCCACTTTCTGCCAGCCCTGAGGCCATCACAGAGGCTGAAAATGACCAATCAGCTTCCACAACTACCGCTGCGACCGACACCAATGGTGCGTTGACCACGTTCTCCCAGAATGCAGCTCTGCCAGAAGACGACTTCAGCCTTTCTGGTTCGGCCTGCTATGCCAACTCTGATAAATCTGAGCTCCTTCTTGAAATAAACACCAGTCCTGCTGTCAGCCCTTACCCTTTCACTCCTGGGGAGGTGTTTTCACACTGGATGACCCATAATGGCCACCTGTCAGAGCTGATCTGA